In Patescibacteria group bacterium, the following proteins share a genomic window:
- a CDS encoding diacylglycerol kinase family protein — translation MIRARRLIKSFFYAYRGLLKVFREEQNIRIQLMAALVTAAAGIFYRISRTEWFFMAFAFTLVFLMEIINSAIERTADVLKPRIDSYVKEIKDIMAGAVMLSAAMCLVAGLVIFLPYIFGGL, via the coding sequence ATGATAAGAGCAAGAAGGCTGATAAAAAGTTTTTTTTACGCTTACAGAGGACTTCTTAAAGTTTTTCGCGAGGAGCAAAATATCCGGATCCAGCTTATGGCCGCTTTGGTTACGGCGGCCGCGGGAATTTTTTACCGGATCAGCCGGACCGAATGGTTTTTCATGGCATTCGCTTTTACCCTGGTGTTCTTAATGGAAATCATTAACTCGGCGATTGAAAGGACGGCGGATGTCCTAAAGCCGAGAATCGATAGCTACGTCAAGGAAATTAAAGATATTATGGCTGGGGCGGTAATGCTCTCCGCGGCCATGTGCTTGGTTGCCGGGCTCGTAATATTCTTGCCTTATATATTTGGCGGACTATAA
- the ybeY gene encoding rRNA maturation RNase YbeY yields MVEINNRTKARINALLIRKTAEKFLKEKRKADYELSIAIVSDSEIKKLNRQYRKINRPTDVLSFPGEGKFLGEIVLGLAQIKRQARELKKTAEDELIFILIHGLLHLIGLDDKTEKGRVRMIKEGEEFLRKNKPV; encoded by the coding sequence ATGGTAGAAATAAACAACAGGACTAAAGCCCGGATTAACGCGTTGCTGATAAGGAAGACCGCGGAAAAATTTTTGAAAGAGAAAAGGAAGGCGGATTACGAACTTTCCATCGCGATAGTAAGCGATTCGGAAATAAAAAAATTGAACCGGCAATACCGGAAAATCAACCGGCCGACAGACGTTTTATCGTTTCCCGGAGAAGGAAAATTTTTAGGGGAAATTGTTCTTGGTCTCGCGCAAATCAAGCGCCAGGCGAGAGAGCTTAAAAAAACCGCGGAGGATGAATTGATTTTTATTTTAATCCACGGCCTTTTGCACTTAATCGGCCTTGACGACAAGACGGAAAAAGGCAGGGTAAGGATGATTAAAGAAGGGGAAGAGTTTTTAAGGAAAAATAAACCCGTATAA
- a CDS encoding Ig-like domain-containing protein, with the protein MKNKIIKNLFVLALAVLFLGAAHFALAQTDLGLNAAEQIGLSNTSPKTLIVNIVRVMLGFLALIMIIIIMYGGWLWMTAGGEAEKVDKAKKLIRNAVIGLIILLSAFAIVSFIITKLVPPCEGPNCGNPPVCDPPCAEGLTCCPGDYCAESCGTPPPEGVFAVKGTIPRNQSTNVIRNVVVQAFFNQQIDNQTTQETLDNNFKVEQIGTVADNGKTFPLFSPKLIALTALAQTGGIMGSVATSSAWEEINFTAAAECGDEASTTHCFPAKSQIRVTINGGSGIISSVGRKSLSCAAGATCVFTFATGELIDTGPPTAGIIPAQICKDDGTLKPDANTVGGWGRDDIAMGSLIFYSQKTGGSEEMNHLEPGNEERYQYLDWKYDTTNYSIGDEYTFKVLAKDMAAATSTASFITNVKPGHCCNGIKDADEEDIDCGGADCLACEGGACNRTGVNQCGASNSNCADELCSTSFCQCTTDACICKKRPIINKITPTGGFCDGNINKFCQVDGDCAGLSPATCNKDTANGAPNNFLTIFGKNFGVVSNLLENVLTNVNFEQGTLGGVPKDWRAAKQNHSWIGIVSEPGNYVSPERSVKMHEDAGQPYPGVCGEELCRRQGIYDKFPFACEWRNEDGVNKCVFPHNAYCGEGECKVNEGSNLRWPYTNRVMWNALTYDISKLNFKVGDKYVLRFKYKGRTQKNISIAAGYSLGNTVQAWKKSDYGNDSNCVELGGSYCSNSPGKCQCSGAPDYCCYHAPLQTKPYIGFNFLTIRAGDYKDWQSYESYFIYTAEMDRLRDKTGKKVIEVGLAGNYYATDSQGSDIYIDDFQFARVASNAGVKFVGVKDDASDDRMGIFPTDLNPACISSWTDRQIIIAVPGSTVSGSINVTGENGLTDATDDPYGPMIKDFTANTIVRPGICRLANNKCSGDPLCEEDHGLIGDTLTYYGLNLPTGAIAYFGDWWGNKVQGGNSAFGANSNKQGTADVANIYPGLTTSFVVKGKVGSNYLNFTKDEEPYAGPQILSFDPTRGPIGQYVTIRGRKFGNAQGTSKVFFGPVSGKEASYSFPEVCKDSVWKDNQVIVKVPEDLANGYYTLTMQIGSQTIDSSGLATPKFKVDSTLPLSPSLCKIDPQMGPVGSDVSFWGEYFGTKDINSKARFHLNKNQEGEAISYWGAAPSTPSGIVPDKALTTVPKAASTGPARLVKNSPELAGNGLNFKVGECSKDDECGGTNVCCPTDSPAKGRCLENIDKCYAQFNSCVYEWDINTGEPEFCDGDAATPGCQKDQSRCVNGKICDESDCRCKIPCSKSGMTGVCMPDQNKCPADTTCNRITCLCNPGPEPKSCSGYALVQCVDSLYCPNSPGNCSANQNPFEATACTDDYCTTELCNGEACLYHTDLNKCIRSGNLACDLNQTIIKNYNGQDYTFEKFCAKYNGNTYFEYKGNGNCAILGSSFINIGQGLCVSETAAEVCDFCAGNFKCVDELGKIDGNSSDYIGVCGLSGDVCANGFECANGVCIQETPGYCECCCDINSNYEPGNANYPGNPACCTPLICGNDCGSGGIDKSNPLNGNYSDSGDVDFGLCSGCANIGTNQDDHDRACNCEGTTGKYCDMTNSEETGGVCRDCTSLTFISPSKCSEHSASCCVDAKKSNSCSGQAGNKEIIKGDTPDLAYCSYYNCQTSGKYQCASSTPTIDGQYGNARCDNQCGQCVGCSCFDRDTDNCSLTCDHPDTYQCFGDTGNSGCYDNAPLPPRPACSAGDESCICCCDPYNTGSDPELDNYDKCKKIIDPIREISGKLSCKADKRPCTTNKRGLCCGCVEDSNCGSPNNVGCSSDSCCRSRPTVISTIPTDGMINVCRNAEISATFDQKMDVNSLPSNMILAGEYDSACPAGTTPLAKGAAPKGFFSRLATGITDFIKRIVRVKTKTAAADVPNPEKNYCTASTTVMIYNNQVIFRIGKLLDSERKYFAILKGDPNLNDDIKEGVLSTWKVGMNGPDNMTFNGVEFKHAKVWSFTTKPDTAPNKGLCTIDKAYVEPYSYLFQTVKNSITEVDTDRSDLTYDTEKDSDKEYRSFAVSDDNQILSPVAGYYWNWVWKIDNTLVAATTTRPINEFLSDPANRFTEFELIAAQEDITEGETKAHAVVKLSESSLSSEGDGKEGVGDIYVFVCENPWPALNSDKTWSPWKDTRRCEDSAGKSIGFCPAGAAVDESCVLGQGTCKENCTITDQGCFYTNQEIYYCRDKGAKGDPADDLPKIFGDAIRGSSTIQDVFKEFYFLRHK; encoded by the coding sequence ATGAAAAATAAGATTATAAAAAATTTATTCGTCCTGGCTTTAGCCGTACTGTTTTTGGGAGCGGCCCATTTCGCTTTGGCCCAAACGGATCTAGGCCTTAATGCCGCGGAGCAGATAGGGCTGTCAAATACCAGCCCAAAAACGCTGATTGTTAATATTGTCCGGGTGATGCTCGGGTTTTTGGCTTTGATAATGATAATCATTATCATGTACGGCGGCTGGCTTTGGATGACGGCCGGGGGAGAGGCGGAAAAAGTTGATAAAGCAAAAAAACTCATCCGCAACGCGGTAATCGGGCTAATAATTCTTTTATCGGCTTTTGCTATTGTAAGCTTTATTATAACCAAGCTTGTGCCGCCCTGCGAAGGGCCGAATTGCGGAAACCCTCCGGTTTGCGATCCGCCGTGCGCCGAGGGACTGACCTGCTGTCCCGGGGATTATTGCGCCGAAAGCTGCGGAACCCCTCCGCCCGAAGGAGTCTTCGCGGTTAAGGGCACAATTCCAAGGAACCAGTCAACGAACGTTATCCGGAACGTTGTTGTCCAGGCTTTCTTTAATCAGCAAATTGATAACCAAACCACCCAGGAAACGCTGGATAACAATTTTAAAGTGGAGCAAATCGGGACAGTGGCCGATAACGGGAAAACCTTCCCGCTTTTCTCGCCGAAGTTAATTGCCTTAACCGCTCTGGCCCAGACCGGAGGAATTATGGGGTCGGTCGCTACGTCCTCGGCCTGGGAGGAAATTAATTTTACGGCCGCGGCCGAGTGCGGGGACGAAGCCTCAACTACTCATTGCTTTCCGGCTAAAAGCCAAATTCGGGTAACGATTAACGGCGGTTCGGGCATAATTTCTTCCGTAGGCCGCAAATCTTTATCCTGCGCCGCCGGAGCGACTTGCGTCTTTACTTTTGCCACCGGAGAATTAATCGATACCGGACCGCCAACCGCCGGAATAATACCGGCCCAAATTTGTAAAGACGACGGCACCTTAAAGCCAGACGCCAATACGGTTGGCGGCTGGGGCCGGGATGATATTGCTATGGGATCCTTAATATTTTATTCCCAAAAAACCGGCGGGAGTGAAGAAATGAACCACCTGGAGCCTGGTAATGAGGAGAGATACCAATATCTTGATTGGAAATATGATACAACAAATTATTCTATAGGCGATGAATATACTTTTAAGGTATTAGCCAAAGATATGGCGGCCGCTACCTCAACGGCGAGTTTTATAACTAACGTAAAACCCGGACACTGCTGTAACGGGATAAAAGACGCGGACGAAGAAGATATTGATTGCGGAGGAGCGGATTGCCTGGCGTGCGAAGGCGGGGCATGCAATCGAACCGGAGTAAACCAATGCGGAGCCAGCAATTCCAATTGCGCCGACGAGCTGTGCTCTACCAGCTTTTGCCAATGCACTACGGACGCGTGTATATGTAAAAAGAGGCCGATTATTAATAAAATAACGCCGACCGGCGGATTTTGCGACGGCAATATTAATAAGTTTTGCCAGGTGGACGGAGATTGCGCGGGGTTAAGTCCGGCTACCTGCAACAAAGACACGGCTAACGGAGCGCCTAACAATTTTTTGACGATTTTTGGAAAAAATTTCGGCGTGGTGAGCAATCTTCTGGAAAATGTCTTAACTAACGTCAATTTTGAGCAAGGGACATTGGGAGGCGTACCGAAAGACTGGAGGGCGGCTAAGCAGAATCATTCCTGGATCGGGATAGTAAGTGAACCGGGAAATTATGTTTCGCCCGAAAGAAGCGTAAAGATGCATGAAGATGCCGGCCAGCCGTACCCGGGAGTCTGCGGTGAAGAGTTGTGCCGGCGGCAAGGGATTTATGATAAATTTCCTTTTGCCTGCGAGTGGAGGAATGAAGACGGAGTAAATAAATGCGTTTTCCCCCATAACGCCTATTGCGGAGAAGGGGAATGCAAAGTTAACGAAGGAAGTAATTTGAGGTGGCCGTATACCAACCGGGTGATGTGGAACGCGCTTACTTATGATATTTCGAAATTGAATTTTAAAGTTGGAGACAAATACGTATTAAGGTTCAAATACAAGGGACGGACGCAAAAAAATATAAGCATCGCCGCCGGATACTCTTTAGGAAATACGGTCCAGGCGTGGAAGAAGTCCGATTATGGGAATGATTCGAACTGCGTTGAATTAGGAGGATCATATTGCTCTAATAGCCCCGGGAAGTGCCAGTGCTCCGGGGCGCCGGACTATTGCTGTTATCACGCTCCTCTGCAAACCAAGCCTTACATTGGCTTTAACTTCTTAACAATTAGGGCCGGTGATTACAAAGATTGGCAGAGCTATGAATCATATTTTATTTACACGGCGGAAATGGACAGGCTAAGGGACAAAACCGGGAAGAAAGTTATAGAAGTCGGCTTGGCCGGTAATTATTACGCGACTGATTCGCAGGGGAGCGACATATATATTGATGATTTCCAGTTTGCCCGGGTCGCTTCAAATGCCGGAGTGAAATTTGTCGGGGTAAAAGACGACGCAAGCGATGATAGAATGGGGATTTTCCCCACTGACTTAAACCCGGCCTGCATCTCAAGCTGGACTGATAGGCAAATCATAATAGCGGTTCCCGGAAGCACGGTTAGCGGAAGCATTAATGTTACCGGAGAAAACGGCTTGACTGACGCTACTGACGATCCATACGGGCCGATGATAAAAGATTTTACGGCTAATACGATTGTAAGGCCCGGCATCTGCCGGCTGGCGAACAATAAATGCTCCGGCGATCCGCTTTGCGAAGAAGATCACGGGCTGATTGGAGATACGCTTACTTATTACGGCCTGAATCTTCCAACCGGCGCTATAGCCTATTTTGGCGACTGGTGGGGAAATAAAGTCCAGGGAGGAAATTCCGCGTTTGGCGCTAATAGCAATAAGCAAGGGACTGCCGATGTGGCGAATATCTATCCCGGGCTGACAACGAGTTTTGTAGTGAAAGGAAAGGTGGGAAGCAATTATTTGAATTTTACCAAAGATGAAGAGCCATACGCCGGCCCCCAAATCTTATCTTTTGATCCGACCCGCGGCCCGATTGGGCAGTATGTAACTATCCGCGGCCGGAAGTTCGGCAATGCCCAGGGGACTAGCAAAGTTTTTTTCGGACCGGTTTCCGGAAAAGAAGCAAGCTACAGCTTTCCCGAGGTATGTAAAGACAGCGTCTGGAAAGATAACCAGGTAATAGTCAAAGTCCCCGAAGATTTGGCTAACGGCTACTATACATTAACCATGCAAATAGGCAGTCAGACGATTGATAGTTCGGGCCTGGCAACGCCGAAATTCAAAGTCGATTCGACTCTTCCCTTAAGCCCGAGCCTTTGTAAAATTGATCCCCAAATGGGACCGGTCGGAAGCGACGTAAGTTTTTGGGGAGAATATTTTGGAACAAAAGACATAAACAGCAAAGCTAGATTCCATTTAAATAAAAACCAAGAGGGAGAGGCGATTAGTTACTGGGGAGCGGCGCCAAGCACGCCTTCAGGAATTGTTCCGGACAAGGCTTTAACCACTGTTCCCAAGGCCGCGTCCACCGGACCCGCGCGCCTCGTAAAAAATTCCCCGGAATTAGCCGGCAACGGGCTCAATTTTAAAGTCGGCGAATGTTCAAAAGACGACGAATGCGGCGGGACTAACGTCTGCTGTCCGACTGATTCTCCGGCTAAAGGCCGGTGCCTGGAAAACATTGACAAATGCTATGCCCAATTCAACTCCTGCGTTTATGAGTGGGATATTAATACCGGCGAACCGGAATTTTGCGATGGCGACGCGGCAACTCCTGGCTGTCAAAAAGACCAGAGCCGATGCGTGAATGGAAAAATCTGCGATGAATCGGATTGCCGCTGTAAAATTCCCTGCAGCAAGAGTGGCATGACCGGAGTCTGCATGCCGGATCAAAATAAATGTCCGGCCGATACTACCTGTAATAGAATTACTTGTCTTTGTAATCCCGGACCGGAGCCGAAATCCTGCTCGGGTTATGCTTTAGTCCAGTGCGTTGATTCGCTATACTGCCCGAATTCGCCGGGCAACTGCTCGGCCAACCAGAATCCGTTTGAGGCAACAGCTTGCACCGACGATTATTGTACCACCGAGTTGTGCAACGGCGAAGCTTGCTTATATCATACTGATTTAAATAAATGCATAAGAAGCGGAAACCTGGCTTGCGATTTAAACCAGACGATTATCAAAAATTATAACGGCCAGGATTATACTTTTGAAAAGTTTTGCGCCAAATATAACGGCAACACCTACTTCGAATACAAGGGCAACGGAAACTGCGCGATTCTAGGATCAAGCTTTATAAATATCGGCCAAGGCCTCTGCGTTTCGGAAACCGCGGCGGAAGTTTGCGATTTTTGCGCAGGCAATTTTAAGTGCGTTGACGAATTGGGGAAAATTGACGGCAATTCAAGCGACTATATCGGAGTCTGCGGCCTCTCTGGCGATGTCTGCGCGAACGGATTTGAGTGCGCGAACGGAGTCTGTATACAAGAAACGCCCGGATATTGTGAATGCTGCTGTGATATTAATTCGAATTATGAGCCGGGTAACGCTAATTATCCCGGCAATCCGGCCTGCTGTACTCCTTTAATCTGCGGCAATGATTGCGGCTCGGGCGGAATTGATAAGAGTAATCCTTTGAACGGGAATTATAGCGACTCGGGCGACGTAGACTTTGGCTTATGCTCGGGTTGTGCCAATATCGGAACTAACCAAGACGACCATGACCGGGCTTGCAACTGCGAAGGGACGACCGGAAAATATTGCGATATGACTAACTCGGAAGAAACCGGCGGAGTCTGCCGCGACTGCACTAGTTTGACTTTCATTTCTCCTTCCAAATGCTCGGAGCATTCGGCTTCTTGTTGCGTTGACGCGAAAAAGTCCAATAGCTGTTCCGGCCAGGCCGGCAATAAGGAGATTATCAAGGGTGACACGCCTGACTTAGCTTACTGCTCATACTATAACTGCCAGACCTCCGGGAAATACCAATGCGCGTCTTCAACCCCGACCATTGACGGGCAATATGGCAATGCTAGATGCGATAATCAGTGCGGACAATGCGTCGGCTGTTCCTGTTTTGACAGGGATACAGATAATTGTTCCTTAACCTGCGATCATCCAGATACTTATCAATGCTTTGGCGACACCGGAAATAGCGGATGCTATGATAACGCCCCTTTGCCTCCGCGCCCGGCCTGCTCCGCCGGCGATGAATCCTGCATTTGTTGTTGCGATCCGTATAATACCGGGAGTGATCCGGAACTGGATAATTATGATAAATGTAAAAAGATTATTGACCCGATAAGGGAAATATCAGGCAAATTGTCCTGTAAGGCTGATAAACGGCCCTGCACGACAAATAAGCGCGGGCTTTGTTGCGGATGTGTTGAAGATTCTAATTGCGGTAGCCCAAACAACGTGGGTTGCAGTTCTGATTCTTGCTGCCGGTCAAGGCCGACCGTTATCTCGACAATTCCGACTGACGGGATGATAAACGTTTGCCGCAACGCGGAGATAAGCGCTACTTTTGACCAAAAGATGGATGTAAACAGCCTGCCGTCTAACATGATTTTAGCCGGTGAATATGATTCGGCCTGCCCGGCGGGGACAACGCCTCTGGCTAAGGGAGCGGCGCCCAAGGGTTTCTTTAGCCGGCTGGCTACTGGGATCACCGACTTCATAAAACGAATCGTCCGCGTAAAAACGAAAACCGCGGCCGCTGACGTCCCTAATCCGGAAAAGAATTATTGTACGGCCTCAACTACGGTAATGATCTACAATAATCAAGTCATATTTAGAATAGGAAAACTGCTTGATTCAGAGAGAAAATATTTTGCCATCTTAAAAGGCGACCCTAATTTAAACGATGATATAAAAGAGGGCGTTTTAAGCACTTGGAAAGTTGGAATGAACGGCCCGGATAATATGACTTTTAACGGCGTGGAATTTAAGCACGCCAAAGTCTGGTCATTCACCACCAAGCCGGACACGGCGCCGAATAAAGGCCTTTGCACCATTGATAAAGCCTATGTCGAGCCTTACTCTTACTTATTCCAGACCGTGAAAAACAGTATTACAGAAGTCGATACTGACAGAAGCGATTTGACTTATGATACGGAAAAAGACAGCGACAAAGAATACCGGAGCTTTGCGGTTTCAGATGATAACCAGATATTGTCGCCGGTCGCGGGCTATTATTGGAATTGGGTTTGGAAAATCGATAATACGCTGGTGGCGGCCACTACGACCCGGCCAATAAATGAATTTTTAAGCGATCCGGCCAACAGGTTTACCGAATTCGAATTAATCGCCGCCCAGGAGGATATAACCGAAGGGGAAACTAAAGCCCATGCCGTTGTTAAGTTGTCAGAGTCTTCATTATCAAGCGAAGGCGACGGGAAGGAAGGAGTCGGCGATATTTACGTTTTTGTCTGCGAAAATCCCTGGCCGGCGCTAAATTCCGATAAAACCTGGTCGCCCTGGAAAGACACCCGGCGCTGTGAAGACTCGGCTGGAAAATCTATCGGCTTTTGCCCAGCTGGCGCCGCCGTTGATGAGTCATGCGTTCTCGGCCAGGGGACATGCAAAGAAAACTGCACGATTACCGACCAGGGTTGTTTCTATACTAACCAGGAAATTTACTATTGCCGGGACAAGGGGGCAAAAGGCGATCCCGCCGATGATCTGCCGAAAATATTCGGCGATGCAATCCGCGGCAGTTCAACAATCCAGGATGTGTTCAAAGAATTTTATTTCTTGAGGCATAAGTAG
- a CDS encoding pilin, which produces MLALKIPRRLFESKAFRSRIFVFLSLFAIASFFVFLPSAALAQEQDFGLNEASRIGLGSASPGVVVARVVQAALGFLGLIAVVLVIYAGFVMMTSDGNAEKVDKAKKILKNAVIGLIIILSAFAIVSFILNKLTGSIWGNGGGGGGGGGGGLGALGNGIIKSVYPEPGQKNVVKNTVIVVTFREKMKADTICDQVDANGNCAPGAMIKKENIRIFETERGDSCQVAKENNENLAGIVNTAQAAVNNCEATNIIDVYCASKDNETFVFMPKKYLNPASASDPDNNWHTVMLSRDIKKADSSAAFGSLTTGFSWSFEVTNRLDLTPPQVLKDGVFPTPDNEADIKNPASSAIRAKGSIKVLQIPRIYSAASAGNPVKNPANATWSEALLEGSYSCFEDGMISVSLDNELTASVAGVSGVVPGDSAGDNKISLGCGLDLVPKTGNFSAGNAWKIAVSAEKPADTLRVGGADYSFSSQSGEGKIKIGSDADATAANLASALSGNSVVLAAVSETDSKIVDISAKNAGEGGNNIEMQSSSQSALEIKSMEGGKDEEVTITVKGRRDKARNAIIQINFNEAVNPMSVSGTAGEVRDAIKVVNTKTGSLAAGASCAEDSDCLSYSCKNGACKDDYFDGKFLISNQYATVEFISNIECGVNACGEKVYCLPENSHLAVKLKAASLAGCTADGCLNKESYTLCEDNVCKDQNGKKYPLSEIPLIGIADMALNSFDGNRNNYADGPESQSNEPPFDENHDVAGSTHGDDFIWSFFINDKIDLTPPEISLTKPIHDGRTDSDPAVEIDFSKLMMSSSLTTGERKITRETAGSGNATTTKEIIHKLINIYPYAAEPIGYWITKTNIDDDPVAGNGIIGDGEADWTKAYLNHSSFADQEKYRVQAGSGVKDIYQNCYKPCSSGSCAGAPSCCGDVPKADELCE; this is translated from the coding sequence ATGCTTGCCCTAAAAATTCCAAGGAGGTTATTTGAATCAAAAGCTTTCAGGAGCCGGATTTTTGTATTCTTAAGCCTATTCGCCATAGCTTCATTTTTTGTTTTTTTACCAAGCGCGGCTTTGGCCCAAGAGCAAGACTTCGGGTTAAACGAAGCTTCAAGGATCGGACTGGGGTCAGCCAGCCCTGGAGTGGTTGTTGCCCGGGTGGTCCAGGCCGCTTTAGGGTTTTTAGGCCTGATTGCCGTTGTTTTAGTAATCTACGCCGGCTTTGTAATGATGACCTCGGATGGCAACGCGGAAAAAGTCGACAAGGCGAAAAAGATCTTAAAGAACGCGGTTATCGGCTTGATTATTATTTTATCAGCCTTTGCCATTGTTTCTTTTATTTTAAATAAGCTAACCGGATCGATATGGGGTAATGGCGGCGGAGGCGGCGGCGGAGGCGGCGGCGGGCTAGGCGCTTTAGGCAATGGAATAATAAAAAGCGTATATCCCGAGCCAGGGCAAAAGAATGTCGTTAAGAATACGGTCATTGTCGTCACTTTCCGGGAAAAAATGAAAGCTGATACTATTTGCGATCAAGTTGATGCAAACGGCAACTGCGCGCCGGGCGCGATGATAAAAAAAGAAAATATCCGCATTTTTGAAACCGAACGCGGCGATTCTTGCCAGGTAGCTAAAGAAAATAACGAAAATTTAGCGGGGATCGTGAATACCGCCCAGGCGGCCGTAAATAATTGCGAAGCGACGAATATTATTGATGTTTACTGCGCGTCAAAGGACAATGAAACCTTTGTTTTTATGCCAAAAAAATATCTAAATCCGGCCTCGGCTTCGGATCCGGACAATAACTGGCACACGGTTATGCTGTCGCGCGACATAAAAAAAGCCGACAGCTCGGCCGCTTTCGGTTCTTTAACGACTGGTTTTAGCTGGAGCTTTGAAGTTACCAATAGATTAGATCTCACTCCGCCGCAAGTTTTAAAGGACGGAGTTTTTCCCACTCCGGATAATGAAGCGGATATTAAAAACCCGGCATCAAGCGCTATTCGGGCCAAGGGAAGCATTAAAGTTTTGCAAATTCCGCGAATCTATTCGGCCGCCAGCGCGGGAAATCCGGTCAAAAATCCCGCGAACGCCACCTGGAGCGAAGCTCTATTAGAAGGCAGTTATAGTTGCTTTGAAGACGGAATGATCAGCGTTTCTTTAGATAATGAATTAACGGCAAGCGTGGCCGGCGTATCCGGAGTAGTTCCGGGCGACTCGGCCGGCGACAATAAAATATCTTTAGGGTGCGGACTGGATTTGGTTCCGAAAACCGGAAATTTTTCGGCCGGAAACGCCTGGAAAATAGCAGTCAGCGCCGAAAAGCCGGCCGATACTCTGCGGGTAGGCGGAGCCGACTATTCATTTAGCAGCCAGTCGGGCGAAGGGAAAATAAAGATCGGCTCCGATGCTGACGCGACAGCGGCTAATTTAGCGAGCGCCTTATCCGGGAACAGCGTAGTTTTGGCCGCCGTGTCTGAAACGGATTCTAAAATCGTGGATATTTCGGCCAAGAACGCCGGAGAGGGCGGCAACAATATTGAAATGCAGTCTTCGAGTCAGAGCGCCCTTGAAATAAAAAGCATGGAAGGAGGCAAGGACGAAGAGGTAACGATAACGGTTAAAGGGCGGAGAGATAAAGCAAGAAACGCCATAATCCAGATTAACTTCAACGAGGCCGTTAATCCAATGTCGGTTTCAGGGACGGCCGGCGAAGTGAGGGACGCCATAAAAGTAGTTAACACGAAGACCGGCAGCCTGGCCGCCGGGGCGAGCTGCGCGGAAGACTCGGATTGCCTTTCTTACAGCTGTAAAAACGGCGCTTGCAAAGACGATTACTTTGACGGGAAATTTTTGATATCAAACCAGTACGCGACCGTTGAATTCATTTCCAATATTGAGTGCGGAGTCAACGCCTGCGGAGAAAAAGTATATTGCCTTCCGGAAAATAGCCACCTGGCGGTAAAATTGAAGGCCGCTTCGTTAGCCGGCTGTACGGCTGACGGATGTTTAAACAAAGAAAGCTACACTCTTTGCGAAGATAATGTCTGCAAGGACCAAAACGGAAAAAAATACCCTCTTTCTGAAATTCCGCTTATAGGAATCGCGGACATGGCGTTAAATTCGTTTGACGGCAACCGGAATAACTACGCCGACGGGCCGGAATCCCAAAGTAATGAGCCGCCTTTTGACGAAAACCATGATGTCGCCGGCTCAACGCATGGCGATGATTTCATCTGGTCTTTCTTTATCAACGACAAAATTGATTTGACGCCGCCGGAGATTTCTTTGACTAAGCCGATTCATGACGGGAGAACTGATTCTGACCCGGCGGTTGAAATCGATTTTTCCAAGCTGATGATGAGCTCAAGCCTTACAACCGGGGAAAGAAAAATTACTAGAGAAACGGCCGGATCAGGAAACGCTACGACCACGAAAGAGATTATCCATAAGTTGATTAATATCTACCCCTACGCAGCCGAGCCGATTGGCTACTGGATAACTAAAACTAATATTGACGACGATCCGGTGGCCGGAAACGGCATTATCGGAGATGGAGAAGCGGACTGGACCAAAGCTTACCTGAACCACTCTTCTTTTGCCGATCAGGAAAAATACCGCGTCCAGGCCGGTTCCGGAGTAAAAGACATTTATCAAAACTGCTATAAGCCGTGTTCCAGCGGCTCGTGCGCCGGAGCGCCTTCCTGCTGTGGCGATGTTCCGAAGGCAGACGAATTATGCGAATAA